Proteins from a genomic interval of Flammeovirgaceae bacterium SG7u.111:
- a CDS encoding DUF4450 domain-containing protein — protein sequence MKLKKHYLTILLLFFNACIQQNVQYENTDTPERDWWHNTERSIRYLPDGEDFVITNGNKRFNRALYGTNTAYRVEAGDLPEFAQYLPGMGGNLKFGLVSGENSKWLIEADNIIARYRAGSMHYEISDSLLGEGKLHLSVWAMAEAEGLLLKMKFEEKVNLIDICWVYGGVSGKKFSRNGDIGADPESSFYLKPEYCNQNFYKVNGNTFEVYFNTNKKISEEGFQSIKESKTNAGLASIRKFAGIFPPQSSTNIADAKQQNSPTELWNSEGDEQPVLAGLLKSKELNGEAFFSLYNPQTIEYIAYKTLPKEVEQAEQARQKLSKQIEIHTPDPYLNTLGAALSVAEDGVWEDPTYLHGAIAWRMRIPGWRAAYAADRMGRHDRAKMQFRSYLKSQVTSPAVGPVVPDTAKHWARQTEKMGTSMFSSGYICRNPNGDFRPHHYDMNLVFFDQLLWHINWTGDLDFAKEIWEALERHLAWEKRNYDADGDGLYDAYCCIWASDALQYSGGGVTHSSAYNYKANKLAATIAKKIGKDPSPYQQEAELILAAMQKHLWLPKKGHFAEYKDLLGLQKVHPAAGLWTVYHSLDSEVPDPFQAYQTMRYVDTQIPHIPVEAHGIEANTYHTVSTTNWLPYTWSVNNVALAEVLHTSLAYWQAGQSQEAFILWKSALMESMYLSSCAGGFGQLPYYDAIRGELYRDFSDPIGMAARTVVEGLFGILPNALSDTLTIKPGFPSDWENASLKTPDIQFNFQRKGLIDHYQITPTFPKNMQLKLQLCARQAEIKSVKVNGKTANWQVVETAIGKPEIAIPISKQTTYRIEIEWGTEQIEHLKYASKIAQGDYLALKSTHAELIEVFDPQGILKDIDTHQNQLKAQVTGTQGHHTAFIKLKQGSITWWQPIDIIIVNKLEIVAAEQQPKNQLLFQLKNHSQETLKGKLTINYDNNTEIPIELKAGESSKEINVSEGIFAGTNAIHFQGENNYETQGTVINWEINNKAMTEEESVDLRAYFNEDITQIFENKYLSPRPTSTTLQLPWQGVGNWCYTLVQPQIDDTGLRKKVEKTGMFQLPFGTSLSTPSEPHSANIIFTSLWDNYPNSASIPLIGNASHLYVMMAGTTNPMQSRFTNGEVVVHYSDGSEERLALSNPETWYPIEQDYYQDRYAFDIGHPKPYRVLLKTGETKRNFNTYTKLKGFSDFGIEGGAATILDLPLNPSKTLKKLEIKTVANDVIIGLMSATLVRKR from the coding sequence ATGAAATTGAAAAAGCACTACCTCACCATTCTATTACTTTTTTTCAATGCGTGCATTCAACAAAATGTACAGTATGAAAATACAGATACACCTGAAAGAGACTGGTGGCACAATACTGAAAGAAGCATACGGTACTTACCTGATGGGGAAGACTTTGTAATCACAAATGGAAACAAAAGATTTAACCGTGCCCTGTACGGCACAAATACTGCTTACCGAGTAGAAGCAGGTGATTTGCCTGAGTTTGCCCAGTACCTTCCAGGCATGGGAGGCAACTTGAAATTTGGTTTGGTTTCTGGCGAAAACAGCAAATGGTTGATTGAAGCCGACAACATTATTGCAAGGTACAGAGCCGGAAGCATGCACTATGAAATTTCAGACTCCTTGCTGGGAGAAGGCAAATTGCATTTGAGTGTTTGGGCAATGGCTGAAGCAGAAGGGCTACTTCTCAAAATGAAGTTTGAAGAAAAAGTAAATCTAATAGATATATGCTGGGTCTACGGAGGCGTGAGCGGTAAGAAGTTCAGCCGAAATGGGGATATTGGAGCAGATCCAGAATCGAGTTTTTACCTCAAACCTGAATATTGTAACCAAAATTTTTACAAAGTAAATGGAAATACCTTTGAGGTATATTTCAACACGAACAAGAAAATAAGCGAAGAGGGTTTTCAATCGATTAAGGAAAGCAAAACTAACGCAGGCCTAGCCTCCATCCGAAAATTCGCAGGTATCTTCCCTCCTCAATCTTCCACAAATATTGCTGATGCTAAGCAACAAAATTCCCCAACCGAACTTTGGAATTCTGAAGGGGATGAGCAGCCAGTATTAGCAGGTTTATTAAAAAGTAAAGAGCTAAATGGAGAAGCATTTTTCTCACTGTACAATCCGCAGACCATTGAGTACATCGCTTACAAAACGTTGCCCAAGGAAGTTGAGCAAGCGGAGCAGGCTCGGCAAAAGCTAAGCAAACAAATTGAGATACACACGCCCGACCCTTACCTCAATACCCTAGGTGCAGCCTTGAGCGTAGCGGAAGATGGTGTGTGGGAAGACCCTACCTATTTGCATGGGGCAATTGCCTGGCGGATGCGGATTCCTGGCTGGCGAGCAGCTTATGCAGCCGACAGAATGGGCAGGCACGACAGGGCTAAAATGCAATTCAGAAGTTACCTAAAATCACAAGTCACCTCCCCTGCTGTAGGTCCTGTAGTGCCCGACACGGCTAAGCACTGGGCCAGGCAAACCGAAAAAATGGGAACTTCGATGTTCAGCAGCGGATACATTTGCCGCAACCCCAATGGCGATTTCCGCCCGCACCATTACGACATGAACTTGGTGTTCTTCGACCAGCTTTTGTGGCACATCAACTGGACAGGAGATTTGGACTTTGCCAAAGAAATATGGGAAGCGCTAGAACGACACTTGGCTTGGGAAAAAAGAAACTACGATGCAGACGGAGATGGCTTGTACGATGCCTATTGCTGCATTTGGGCAAGCGATGCCTTGCAATACAGCGGTGGCGGTGTCACGCATTCTTCAGCATATAATTATAAAGCCAACAAACTTGCAGCCACCATTGCAAAGAAAATAGGGAAAGACCCTAGCCCTTACCAACAAGAAGCTGAGCTGATTTTGGCAGCCATGCAAAAGCACCTTTGGCTACCCAAAAAGGGGCATTTTGCCGAATACAAAGATTTGCTTGGTTTGCAGAAAGTTCATCCCGCAGCAGGCTTATGGACGGTGTATCACTCCCTCGACTCGGAAGTTCCCGATCCTTTCCAAGCCTATCAAACCATGCGTTATGTAGACACCCAAATCCCGCACATTCCTGTGGAAGCACATGGCATTGAAGCAAATACTTACCACACCGTTTCTACAACCAACTGGCTGCCCTACACTTGGTCGGTAAATAATGTGGCACTTGCAGAAGTGTTGCATACCTCCTTGGCGTACTGGCAAGCGGGACAAAGCCAAGAAGCATTTATCCTTTGGAAAAGTGCCCTGATGGAAAGCATGTACCTCAGTTCCTGTGCGGGAGGTTTCGGGCAACTCCCCTACTACGACGCCATCAGAGGAGAATTGTACAGGGATTTTTCCGACCCCATTGGCATGGCGGCACGAACCGTGGTGGAAGGTTTGTTTGGGATATTGCCCAACGCTCTGTCAGATACGCTCACCATCAAACCGGGCTTTCCCAGCGATTGGGAAAATGCTTCGCTGAAAACCCCTGATATCCAATTCAACTTCCAGCGAAAAGGTTTGATAGATCATTATCAAATCACTCCTACATTCCCCAAAAACATGCAACTGAAGCTGCAACTGTGCGCAAGGCAGGCAGAAATAAAGTCGGTAAAAGTAAACGGAAAAACAGCGAATTGGCAGGTGGTAGAAACTGCTATTGGCAAGCCAGAAATTGCCATTCCCATCAGCAAACAAACAACATACAGGATTGAAATTGAATGGGGAACTGAACAAATAGAACATCTTAAATATGCTTCAAAAATAGCTCAAGGAGATTATTTGGCATTGAAAAGCACCCATGCTGAGTTGATCGAAGTTTTTGATCCACAAGGAATTTTAAAAGACATTGATACACATCAAAACCAGCTCAAAGCACAGGTAACTGGAACGCAAGGCCACCACACTGCATTCATAAAATTGAAGCAAGGCTCTATAACTTGGTGGCAGCCAATTGATATTATTATAGTGAACAAACTAGAAATAGTTGCCGCTGAACAGCAACCAAAAAACCAATTGTTATTCCAATTGAAAAACCACTCCCAAGAAACTTTAAAAGGAAAATTGACTATCAATTATGATAATAATACAGAAATACCTATTGAACTAAAAGCTGGAGAATCATCGAAAGAAATTAATGTTTCGGAAGGAATTTTTGCGGGGACAAACGCAATCCATTTCCAAGGAGAGAATAACTACGAAACCCAAGGAACAGTAATCAATTGGGAAATAAACAACAAAGCTATGACTGAGGAAGAGAGTGTAGATTTGAGGGCGTATTTCAACGAAGATATTACCCAAATTTTTGAGAACAAATACCTTTCCCCCCGACCCACCAGCACCACTTTGCAGCTCCCATGGCAAGGTGTAGGGAACTGGTGCTACACTTTGGTTCAACCGCAAATAGACGATACAGGATTAAGAAAAAAGGTGGAAAAAACCGGCATGTTCCAATTGCCATTTGGCACATCACTCTCCACACCCTCAGAACCACATTCAGCCAATATCATTTTCACTTCCCTGTGGGATAATTATCCTAATTCGGCAAGTATCCCGCTCATTGGGAACGCTTCGCATCTTTATGTGATGATGGCAGGCACCACCAATCCTATGCAAAGCAGATTCACCAACGGAGAAGTGGTGGTGCACTATTCCGATGGCTCGGAAGAACGCCTAGCCTTGAGCAACCCCGAAACTTGGTACCCGATAGAACAAGATTATTACCAAGATCGATATGCGTTTGACATCGGTCACCCGAAGCCTTACCGGGTTCTCTTGAAAACCGGAGAAACAAAAAGGAATTTCAATACATACACAAAGCTCAAAGGTTTCAGTGATTTTGGAATTGAAGGAGGTGCGGCAACTATTCTCGATTTGCCACTTAACCCTTCGAAAACTTTAAAAAAGTTGGAAATAAAAACAGTGGCTAACGACGTGATCATAGGATTAATGAGTGCAACATTGGTAAGAAAAAGATGA
- the galB gene encoding beta-galactosidase GalB, which yields MKRAYTSLLLIASTFFVLNACGEKPEQEEKQISPRQRISINEGWRFMKYESADRADALIYDVRPEDFDRNDVKPADAKPTEAVEVDVSQEVLKPWILPTGNPFLSDPSIHYQRPEGNPGEDFPLVQTNFDDSVWESVDLPHDWAIKGPFYDGENAEVGGGMGRLPSPGVAWYRKKLEIPTADEGKSVFLDVDGAMSYAMVWLNGKLVGGWPYGYSSWRLDLTPFLTFGGENQLAIRLDNPPNSSRWYPGGGIYRNVWLVKTEPIHVAHWGTYITTPEVSEASAKVDLEVTIDNDSKEQVQVKVLTQIFVADEDGVKTVAEITSFKPIETTLEAQESKTLKGAITLENPRLWGPPPTQKPNLYIAVTKVMKGDELLDEYETSFGIRSITFDGEKGLIVNGKAIYMKGVNQHHDLGALGAAYNHRAAERQLEMLKELGANSIRLAHNPPAPELLDLTDKMGFLVIDEIYDCWERKKTPLDLHLIFPEWHEQDLRALIRRDRNNPSVVLWSSGNEVGEQYTGEDGAEVAKRLRLIANDEDPTRPTSASFNYAKPDMPITAEMEVLNLNYQGEGIRNAPAYAHLKGINTPPLYPAFHEKFPNKVIISSENAAALSSRGTYLFPVAEGVSSPISDSFGGDLKNHYVSAYELYTADFGSSADKVFGSIDKHPYVAGGFVWSGWDYLGEPTPYYSSRSSYFGLIDLAGFKKDRFYLYQSRWRPDFPMAHILPHWNWSGRVGEVTPVHVFTSGEEAELFLNGKSLGRKKKGEYEYRLRWDDVVYEPGKLKVVAYKNGETWAEDLVQTTDVAVGLTLSADRALLKSGGQDLAFITLAVTDRNGLTVPIANNQIEFAVEGAGEIVATDNGDPTDLVAFPSHKRKAFNGLALVIVRATGAGEITLTAQSAGLETAKVVLKSK from the coding sequence ATGAAAAGAGCCTACACTTCACTTTTACTTATAGCAAGTACATTTTTTGTCCTAAATGCCTGTGGTGAGAAGCCCGAGCAAGAGGAAAAACAGATATCGCCTCGCCAACGCATTTCCATCAACGAAGGCTGGCGGTTTATGAAATATGAATCAGCAGATAGGGCGGATGCTCTCATTTATGATGTTCGCCCTGAAGACTTTGATAGAAACGATGTAAAGCCAGCCGATGCCAAACCTACCGAGGCGGTAGAGGTTGACGTTTCTCAAGAAGTGCTCAAACCATGGATCTTGCCCACAGGAAACCCTTTTTTAAGTGACCCTTCTATACATTACCAACGTCCCGAAGGAAATCCTGGTGAAGACTTTCCTTTAGTTCAAACCAATTTTGATGACAGCGTTTGGGAAAGCGTTGATCTTCCGCATGACTGGGCGATAAAAGGTCCTTTTTATGATGGAGAAAATGCAGAAGTCGGTGGGGGAATGGGGCGATTGCCTAGCCCCGGCGTGGCATGGTACCGCAAAAAACTAGAGATCCCCACTGCTGATGAGGGCAAATCGGTTTTCCTCGATGTGGATGGGGCGATGTCTTACGCAATGGTTTGGCTCAATGGGAAATTGGTTGGCGGATGGCCCTATGGCTATTCATCATGGCGACTCGATCTTACGCCTTTTCTTACTTTTGGAGGAGAAAACCAATTAGCAATCCGTTTAGATAACCCTCCGAATTCCTCTCGCTGGTATCCGGGCGGAGGGATTTATAGGAATGTTTGGTTGGTGAAAACTGAGCCTATCCATGTGGCGCATTGGGGCACGTATATCACCACACCTGAGGTTTCCGAAGCTTCGGCAAAGGTTGATTTGGAAGTAACCATCGACAACGATTCTAAAGAGCAAGTGCAGGTAAAAGTGCTTACCCAAATTTTTGTTGCGGATGAGGATGGAGTAAAAACAGTTGCTGAAATCACTTCTTTCAAACCTATTGAAACTACTCTTGAAGCTCAGGAAAGCAAGACCTTAAAGGGGGCAATTACCCTAGAAAATCCTCGCCTGTGGGGACCTCCTCCTACTCAGAAACCTAACCTGTATATTGCCGTCACCAAAGTGATGAAAGGCGATGAGTTGTTGGATGAATATGAAACAAGTTTTGGGATTCGATCGATAACCTTTGACGGTGAAAAAGGGCTGATAGTCAATGGAAAGGCTATTTATATGAAAGGAGTGAATCAGCATCACGACCTGGGTGCACTTGGAGCAGCTTATAACCATCGGGCTGCCGAACGACAGCTTGAAATGCTTAAAGAGCTCGGGGCGAATTCAATCCGCTTGGCGCACAACCCACCCGCGCCAGAGTTGCTGGATTTGACAGACAAAATGGGGTTCCTTGTAATAGATGAGATTTATGATTGCTGGGAGCGGAAAAAAACGCCACTTGACCTGCACCTGATTTTCCCCGAATGGCACGAGCAAGATTTGCGAGCACTGATCCGCAGGGATAGGAACAATCCTTCGGTGGTTTTGTGGAGCTCGGGCAATGAAGTAGGGGAACAATACACAGGAGAAGATGGCGCGGAAGTGGCAAAACGGCTCCGGTTGATTGCCAACGATGAAGACCCAACTCGCCCGACTTCGGCTTCTTTTAACTATGCCAAGCCCGATATGCCGATCACTGCAGAGATGGAAGTCCTCAATTTGAATTACCAAGGAGAAGGTATTAGAAATGCCCCGGCATATGCTCATTTAAAAGGAATAAATACACCGCCCTTGTATCCCGCTTTCCATGAGAAATTTCCCAATAAAGTCATTATCAGTAGTGAAAATGCAGCCGCTTTGAGTAGCCGAGGGACTTACCTTTTCCCCGTAGCCGAAGGGGTAAGTTCACCCATAAGTGATAGCTTTGGTGGCGATCTCAAAAATCATTATGTAAGTGCTTATGAGCTTTATACCGCAGATTTTGGATCTTCAGCTGACAAGGTTTTTGGCTCTATCGACAAGCATCCGTATGTGGCTGGTGGCTTTGTGTGGAGCGGTTGGGATTATCTCGGCGAGCCCACTCCTTATTATTCATCTCGTAGTTCCTATTTTGGACTTATAGACTTGGCTGGCTTCAAAAAAGACAGGTTTTATTTGTATCAGTCTCGCTGGCGACCAGATTTCCCTATGGCGCATATCTTGCCTCATTGGAATTGGTCAGGTCGTGTGGGCGAAGTAACCCCTGTTCATGTGTTCACTTCAGGCGAAGAAGCCGAATTGTTTCTAAACGGTAAGTCTCTCGGGCGTAAAAAGAAAGGAGAATACGAATATCGCTTGCGCTGGGATGATGTGGTGTACGAGCCTGGCAAGTTGAAAGTGGTTGCTTATAAAAATGGAGAAACTTGGGCAGAGGATTTGGTTCAAACAACCGATGTTGCAGTGGGGCTTACCCTCTCGGCTGATCGTGCATTGCTCAAATCGGGTGGGCAAGACTTGGCTTTTATCACCTTGGCAGTCACTGACCGTAATGGATTGACCGTTCCTATTGCCAATAATCAAATTGAATTTGCAGTAGAAGGAGCGGGAGAAATTGTGGCTACGGACAATGGCGACCCAACGGATCTTGTGGCATTTCCCTCTCACAAACGGAAAGCTTTTAATGGTTTGGCTCTGGTAATAGTCCGAGCTACAGGTGCTGGGGAAATTACCCTTACCGCTCAGTCCGCAGGATTAGAAACAGCAAAAGTTGTTTTGAAAAGTAAATAA
- a CDS encoding sialate O-acetylesterase: MTKLFRFYTLLFLCFTAINGFAQVRLPKLIGDRMVLQRDVDLKVWGWASAGEKVSVKFNKKSYKATADSEGSWQVVLKKQKAGGPYQMEIKGKNEIVLKDILVGDVWLCSGQSNMVHYFGRHKERFAKEIEKADFPEIRQFLVPRNPVLDAPQKDLPEGSWKQATPENVLAFSVVGYFFAKKLYETYGVPMGFINSSVGGTPIEAWTSEDGMKDFTEILKTVLQNKDSAYVNGANRAAALERKEIQNGLPKDKGMDVTKKWYDPEYVPKNWSRINIPGYWEDQGVNNLDGVVWFRKEIEIPASMAGKAAKLFMGRIVDADEMYVNGELVGRTTYKYPQREYQVPEGVLKGGENTFVVRVTNQGGKGGFIPDKPYFITAGIDTVDLKGYWSYKVGAVYKPVQIKERGVSAQHQPTALYNGMIAPFTNYQVKGAVWYQGESNGSRPVEYEKLLPALIYDWRAQWGQEDLPFLYVQLPNYMNVDYSPAESKWARLRESQLKALGVENTAMAVAIDLGEWNDVHPGNKKPVGERLALAARHLVYQEQDLVFSGPIFSSATVEKQKVVLSFNHVGSGLMSKDGEELRWFAIAGMDQKYVWATAEIQGDKVVLWSDEISSPVYVRYAWQDNPDKVNFYNKEGLPASPFQTKVKE; encoded by the coding sequence ATGACCAAGCTTTTCAGATTTTACACCCTACTTTTTTTATGTTTTACAGCTATTAATGGCTTTGCCCAAGTGCGCCTTCCAAAGCTCATTGGCGATAGGATGGTGCTGCAGCGAGATGTTGACTTGAAGGTATGGGGTTGGGCTTCGGCAGGGGAGAAAGTTTCGGTAAAGTTCAATAAGAAAAGCTATAAGGCAACTGCTGACTCCGAGGGGAGCTGGCAGGTAGTTTTGAAAAAGCAGAAAGCTGGCGGTCCTTATCAAATGGAAATTAAGGGCAAAAATGAAATAGTCTTAAAAGATATTTTGGTAGGAGATGTCTGGCTTTGCTCAGGGCAATCGAATATGGTTCATTACTTTGGTCGGCATAAAGAACGGTTTGCCAAGGAAATTGAAAAGGCGGATTTTCCCGAAATCAGACAGTTTCTAGTCCCGAGAAACCCGGTGCTGGATGCTCCCCAAAAAGACTTGCCAGAAGGAAGCTGGAAACAAGCGACTCCTGAAAATGTATTGGCGTTTTCTGTAGTTGGCTATTTCTTTGCCAAAAAACTATACGAAACTTACGGTGTACCAATGGGCTTCATCAATTCGAGTGTAGGCGGCACGCCTATTGAAGCTTGGACAAGCGAGGACGGTATGAAAGATTTTACCGAAATACTGAAAACTGTCCTGCAAAATAAAGACTCTGCGTATGTGAATGGTGCAAATAGAGCCGCTGCGTTGGAGAGGAAAGAGATACAAAATGGGTTGCCCAAGGATAAGGGAATGGATGTTACTAAAAAATGGTATGATCCTGAATATGTTCCCAAAAACTGGAGTAGGATTAATATTCCCGGCTATTGGGAAGATCAAGGAGTCAATAACCTAGATGGTGTCGTTTGGTTCAGAAAAGAGATAGAGATTCCTGCTTCAATGGCGGGAAAAGCAGCAAAGCTTTTCATGGGAAGGATTGTCGATGCAGATGAAATGTATGTTAACGGCGAGCTGGTTGGGCGAACGACTTATAAATATCCGCAACGAGAGTACCAAGTTCCGGAAGGGGTGTTAAAAGGAGGGGAAAATACATTCGTAGTTCGGGTGACGAATCAGGGTGGCAAAGGAGGTTTTATTCCCGATAAGCCCTATTTCATTACGGCTGGAATAGATACCGTGGATCTGAAAGGGTATTGGAGTTACAAAGTTGGGGCGGTTTATAAACCCGTTCAGATCAAAGAAAGAGGTGTTTCTGCTCAGCATCAACCTACTGCTTTGTACAATGGAATGATTGCACCGTTTACCAATTATCAGGTTAAAGGAGCAGTTTGGTACCAAGGCGAAAGCAATGGAAGCAGACCTGTAGAATATGAGAAGCTGTTGCCAGCGCTTATCTACGATTGGCGGGCGCAATGGGGACAAGAAGATTTGCCTTTTTTATACGTTCAACTCCCAAATTACATGAATGTGGATTATTCGCCTGCGGAAAGCAAATGGGCGCGCCTTAGGGAATCGCAATTAAAAGCACTTGGTGTCGAGAATACAGCGATGGCGGTTGCCATTGATTTGGGTGAATGGAACGATGTTCATCCGGGAAACAAGAAACCTGTTGGGGAACGCTTGGCTTTGGCTGCTCGTCACCTTGTCTATCAGGAACAAGACTTGGTTTTTTCTGGCCCTATTTTTAGCTCCGCCACAGTAGAAAAGCAAAAAGTTGTGCTGAGTTTCAATCATGTAGGAAGTGGTTTAATGTCAAAGGATGGGGAGGAGCTAAGGTGGTTTGCCATTGCTGGGATGGATCAAAAATACGTGTGGGCTACAGCCGAGATTCAAGGTGATAAAGTAGTGCTTTGGAGCGATGAAATTTCCAGCCCGGTTTATGTTCGGTACGCTTGGCAGGACAATCCCGATAAGGTGAATTTTTATAATAAAGAAGGCTTGCCAGCTTCACCATTTCAGACCAAGGTTAAGGAATAG
- a CDS encoding glycoside hydrolase family 2 TIM barrel-domain containing protein, producing MKKKTINKLYSLLVNDKKSPLPVSHRQHDKSSSLNFYHVLRVLLFGSLAFLLTSFSQQQAPDREVDFNFGWKFTLLPNTTLPQQVPLDDSQWREIRLPHDWSVEASFDSLLEGCTGYLPGGVGVYQKHFETPALPQQKSTLVLFDGVYNNATFWLNGQLLGENPYGYSPVYFDLTKLLKTDGSENILTVHVDHSRYADSRWYSGSGIYRNVKLITVDKLHVPIWGTYLTTPEISEEQASVRLEVKVKNENKKKSSFSLETIIVDKNGKQVAKKNEQLSIKGNTENAFVQTLAVPNPMLWDCENPNMYQAVTSLLQNGLVIDEYTTPFGIRSLKFEAKKGFFLNGKPTLVKGVCLHHDGGLVGAAVPKGVWRRRLAALKEGGVNAIRTSHNPYSQEFLDLCDEMGFLVQNEIFDEFDYPKDKRMNYHDRIKDNITRGYSEHFQKWGKSDLTRSILRDRNHPSVFQWSIGNEIEWTYLHYRYITGFWTDPNDPQKAGKFWGSVPMFSPEEMKTRYDEWEKGEYILAETAKRLNDWVKELDTTRPTTANLILPQVSHVSGYADAVDLVGYSYRNNIIPWAQTHFPEKQVTINECPGTWDDWKQVLENPGVFSIFMWTGIDYIGERHEDWPQKSAWGDMLNLAGFKVQGWNYFKSVWKNEPHISIGTLPVKGSLFKVDSLSGQAIAKGKNAYKWRNTNMHWNYQKGESVLVEVSSNHSTVELFLNGKSLGYRSMSESPDRLMRWVVPFEAGTITAKAGFDGQEIIAEIQTASAPTGITLSTDKTSLKADAYDVAHLVVQLHDQNGNPVKTEDATITFEIEGDAKLLGVDNGAYDNTQDFQSNKITTAKGRCLAIIQSTKTAGRITVSAKAEGFEDQVVSIDISK from the coding sequence ATGAAAAAGAAAACTATCAACAAATTGTATTCGCTCTTAGTAAATGACAAAAAATCCCCGTTGCCCGTGAGCCACAGGCAACATGACAAATCATCTAGTTTGAATTTTTATCACGTACTTAGGGTACTATTATTTGGCTCCTTAGCCTTCTTACTCACTTCGTTTAGCCAACAGCAAGCTCCTGATCGGGAAGTAGATTTCAACTTTGGTTGGAAATTCACCTTGCTTCCAAACACAACCCTACCCCAGCAAGTCCCGCTAGACGACAGCCAATGGCGAGAAATACGCCTCCCTCACGACTGGAGCGTAGAAGCCTCGTTCGATTCTTTGCTTGAAGGTTGCACAGGCTACCTTCCCGGCGGAGTTGGTGTGTACCAAAAGCACTTTGAAACCCCTGCCCTGCCTCAGCAAAAAAGCACTTTGGTTCTTTTTGACGGGGTATATAATAATGCCACATTTTGGCTAAACGGCCAGTTACTCGGCGAAAATCCTTATGGATATTCCCCTGTGTATTTTGACTTGACCAAGCTGTTGAAAACAGACGGTTCTGAAAACATATTGACCGTCCATGTTGACCATTCTAGGTATGCCGATAGCCGTTGGTACTCCGGAAGCGGTATCTACCGAAATGTAAAACTCATTACAGTAGACAAGCTCCATGTTCCCATTTGGGGCACTTACCTTACCACACCCGAAATCAGCGAGGAACAAGCTTCCGTAAGGCTGGAAGTGAAGGTAAAAAATGAGAACAAAAAGAAAAGCTCTTTCTCGCTAGAGACCATTATTGTAGATAAAAATGGCAAGCAAGTCGCCAAGAAAAACGAACAACTTAGCATTAAAGGAAACACAGAAAACGCCTTCGTTCAGACGCTTGCTGTGCCTAACCCAATGCTGTGGGATTGTGAAAACCCAAACATGTACCAAGCAGTTACTTCCCTCCTTCAAAATGGCCTTGTAATTGACGAATACACCACTCCGTTTGGCATCAGAAGCCTAAAGTTTGAGGCTAAGAAAGGCTTCTTTTTAAACGGAAAACCAACCTTGGTAAAAGGAGTTTGCCTGCACCACGATGGCGGTTTGGTAGGAGCAGCCGTTCCAAAAGGTGTGTGGAGAAGAAGGCTTGCCGCCCTCAAAGAAGGTGGGGTAAATGCAATCAGAACATCTCACAATCCTTATTCCCAAGAGTTCCTCGATCTCTGCGACGAAATGGGCTTCCTAGTCCAAAATGAGATTTTTGATGAGTTCGACTACCCAAAAGACAAGCGCATGAACTACCACGACCGTATAAAGGACAACATCACTCGTGGATATTCTGAACACTTCCAAAAGTGGGGAAAAAGCGACCTTACCCGAAGCATTTTACGAGACAGAAACCACCCATCTGTTTTCCAATGGAGCATAGGTAACGAGATTGAGTGGACCTACTTGCATTACCGCTACATCACCGGTTTTTGGACCGATCCTAACGATCCTCAAAAAGCTGGCAAGTTTTGGGGCAGCGTCCCAATGTTTTCTCCCGAAGAAATGAAAACTAGGTACGACGAATGGGAAAAGGGGGAATATATATTGGCAGAAACCGCCAAACGATTGAATGATTGGGTAAAAGAATTGGATACGACCCGACCTACTACCGCAAACTTAATTCTACCACAAGTTAGCCATGTGAGCGGATACGCCGACGCTGTCGACTTGGTGGGCTATAGTTATCGTAACAACATTATCCCTTGGGCGCAAACGCATTTCCCCGAAAAACAGGTAACCATAAACGAATGCCCCGGCACTTGGGACGACTGGAAACAAGTACTGGAAAACCCTGGTGTGTTCAGTATTTTTATGTGGACGGGCATAGATTACATAGGTGAAAGGCACGAAGATTGGCCGCAAAAAAGTGCATGGGGCGATATGCTCAACCTAGCAGGTTTTAAAGTACAGGGCTGGAACTATTTCAAAAGTGTCTGGAAAAATGAACCACATATCTCAATTGGTACACTGCCTGTAAAAGGCTCTCTTTTTAAAGTTGACTCGCTTTCTGGGCAAGCTATTGCAAAAGGGAAAAATGCCTACAAATGGAGAAATACCAATATGCACTGGAACTACCAAAAGGGAGAATCGGTATTGGTAGAAGTTTCCTCAAACCATTCTACAGTTGAGCTATTTCTTAATGGAAAATCACTTGGCTACCGCAGCATGTCCGAAAGCCCAGACCGTTTGATGCGATGGGTTGTGCCTTTTGAAGCAGGAACTATCACTGCAAAGGCTGGATTTGATGGGCAAGAAATAATAGCCGAAATTCAAACTGCATCAGCTCCAACTGGAATTACCCTAAGCACTGACAAAACTTCACTCAAAGCCGATGCTTATGATGTAGCCCACTTAGTAGTACAGCTCCACGACCAAAATGGCAACCCTGTAAAAACAGAAGATGCAACCATCACCTTTGAGATAGAAGGCGATGCAAAATTACTAGGTGTGGACAATGGAGCTTATGACAATACTCAAGACTTTCAGTCCAACAAAATCACAACTGCAAAAGGACGTTGCTTGGCAATTATCCAATCCACCAAAACGGCTGGGAGAATTACCGTATCCGCTAAAGCAGAAGGCTTTGAAGACCAAGTGGTAAGTATCGATATTTCTAAATAG